In Brevundimonas sp. SGAir0440, one DNA window encodes the following:
- a CDS encoding helix-turn-helix domain-containing protein, whose product MDSIAERVALASGDVLANEAEPVLNVFNITSGAVRIYKLLPDGRRQITGFLFAGDFIGLTAGETYAFSAEAIEDTTVCRFRASEYRALARERPSLEAALLSRAMHELTAAQDQMLLLGRKTARERVASFLVTMLSRDPLRPSGDNAVRLPMTRSEIADYLGLTIETVSRELTKLKISGVIHAVALHDLRIERPDRLKDMANGAS is encoded by the coding sequence TTGGACTCGATCGCAGAACGCGTAGCGCTGGCGAGCGGCGACGTCCTGGCCAATGAGGCCGAACCGGTCTTGAACGTCTTCAACATCACCTCGGGCGCTGTGCGGATATACAAGCTTCTGCCCGATGGTCGTCGACAGATCACCGGCTTCCTGTTCGCCGGGGATTTCATTGGACTGACGGCGGGGGAGACCTACGCCTTCTCTGCTGAGGCGATCGAGGACACGACCGTATGTCGCTTCCGGGCCTCGGAATATCGGGCCCTGGCGCGAGAGCGGCCCAGTCTGGAAGCGGCCTTGCTGAGCCGGGCGATGCATGAGCTGACGGCGGCTCAAGATCAGATGCTGCTGCTCGGTCGCAAGACCGCGCGTGAACGCGTGGCCAGCTTTCTGGTGACGATGCTTTCGCGCGATCCCTTGCGTCCCTCCGGCGACAACGCCGTGCGACTGCCGATGACCCGATCCGAGATCGCGGACTATCTCGGACTGACGATCGAGACCGTCAGTCGCGAGCTGACCAAGTTGAAGATCAGCGGCGTCATCCATGCCGTCGCCCTGCACGACTTGCGGATCGAGCGCCCTGACCGCCTGAAAGACATGGCGAACGGCGCATCCTAG
- a CDS encoding GAF domain-containing protein, whose translation MVAQMGNGHGKLIKQALDAAGGEARSALAASWRRSMSLYGLDPEDEGRPNTLTDQELREARDALEPMTTAAQDSLDRLFLAVGDTGCCVLLTNAEGVTLERRGAAADDEIFRRWGLWPGAVWSEAVEGTNGIGTALAERRPLTIHRDQHFHTRNTALSCTSHPIYGPTGRLAGLLDVSSCRADATQGVLGLIAAAVADAARAIEAQTFRYAFPQARIVLTDDAAGRNTAALLAVDQDDLVVGATRAARLALAITDDRIANQLAASEVLGVGAVEADLLNAERGAVRRALALSGGNVSAAARALGVSRATLHRKLHRLGLSNAP comes from the coding sequence ATGGTCGCGCAAATGGGAAACGGCCACGGCAAGCTGATCAAACAGGCACTGGACGCCGCCGGAGGTGAGGCGCGTTCGGCCCTGGCGGCGTCATGGCGACGGTCGATGTCGCTTTATGGGCTCGATCCTGAGGATGAAGGCCGACCGAACACCCTGACAGACCAGGAGTTGCGCGAAGCCCGGGACGCCCTAGAGCCGATGACAACGGCGGCTCAGGACTCGCTTGACCGACTGTTCCTCGCCGTCGGCGACACAGGATGCTGTGTCCTTCTCACCAACGCTGAAGGGGTGACCCTGGAGCGGCGAGGCGCAGCGGCGGATGATGAGATCTTCCGCCGCTGGGGATTATGGCCCGGCGCGGTCTGGTCTGAGGCTGTTGAGGGTACAAACGGCATCGGCACGGCTTTGGCCGAACGTCGGCCGCTGACCATCCATCGCGATCAGCATTTTCATACCCGTAACACGGCGCTCAGTTGCACCAGCCATCCCATCTACGGTCCGACAGGGCGGCTGGCGGGCTTGTTGGACGTCTCGTCGTGCCGTGCCGATGCGACGCAAGGCGTATTGGGGTTGATCGCGGCGGCGGTGGCGGACGCTGCGAGAGCGATCGAGGCGCAAACTTTCCGATACGCCTTTCCCCAGGCGCGCATCGTGCTGACTGACGATGCGGCCGGACGAAACACCGCGGCCCTGCTGGCGGTTGACCAGGACGATCTGGTGGTTGGAGCGACGCGCGCCGCACGCCTTGCGCTCGCGATCACCGACGACCGGATCGCAAACCAGCTCGCGGCGTCGGAGGTGTTGGGCGTAGGCGCCGTGGAAGCCGATCTTCTGAACGCCGAACGCGGCGCGGTGCGTCGCGCGCTAGCGTTGAGCGGCGGCAATGTCTCGGCGGCCGCGCGCGCTCTTGGGGTGAGCCGCGCGACCCTGCACCGCAAGCTGCACCGGCTCGGCCTTTCTAACGCACCTTAA
- the cydD gene encoding thiol reductant ABC exporter subunit CydD — translation MSAVPIAPVSAAAWLKQIGRPWGRLTLLTGVLTIADVAPAIGFAAGLALTISSLTVSPAAAAPWLALAVFSLIARGLIGQAAVIVGAKLGRAVKTDVRGRLLSDLFGRARRSSAQMTALVEGVGALDGYYSRFAPLRLAAGVSPLLIIAAAAIASPVSAGILLFTLFPFIVGMALAGTAAAGESRRQFQALERLSGLFIDRIRTLPAILAFDAVGRTTVQISQASDELERRTARVMRIAFLSSGVLEFFSALSVALIAVYCGFNLLRLLPFPVPETLDLSRAFFVLPLAPEVYAPLRRLAAAYHDRQAAEAAAPSLITPDPRPAQRALIGDRAPAIHFRDVAIAYEGSAPVIDGFDLDIAPGQIVAMMGASGAGKSSLLHLLLGLAPLTRGEVEVGGARLSQCGDIAGRVAWASQHPIVTPGTLAENIGLADRTACPGRIALAARTAGLSGDLDRPIDERGGGLSGGERRRLGLARAILKRAPLLVLDEPTANLDPASERAMLDVIRQAARGRTTLIATHSPAVAALADRVVTL, via the coding sequence ATGAGCGCCGTGCCAATCGCCCCTGTATCTGCGGCCGCCTGGCTGAAGCAGATCGGTCGTCCGTGGGGGCGGCTGACCCTGCTGACCGGCGTGCTGACCATTGCGGACGTCGCGCCAGCGATCGGCTTCGCGGCGGGGCTGGCTTTGACGATTTCCAGCCTGACCGTATCGCCGGCCGCCGCCGCTCCGTGGTTGGCCCTGGCTGTGTTCAGTCTGATCGCGCGCGGCCTGATCGGCCAGGCCGCCGTGATCGTCGGCGCGAAGCTGGGTCGGGCGGTAAAGACCGACGTCCGAGGCCGCCTGCTGTCAGACCTGTTCGGGCGAGCACGGCGATCCAGCGCGCAGATGACGGCCCTGGTCGAAGGGGTCGGCGCGCTGGACGGCTACTATTCGCGGTTTGCGCCTTTGCGCCTCGCCGCAGGCGTTTCGCCGCTGCTGATCATCGCCGCCGCCGCGATCGCCAGCCCGGTGTCGGCGGGCATTCTGCTGTTCACCCTGTTCCCGTTCATCGTCGGCATGGCCCTGGCGGGCACGGCTGCGGCGGGCGAAAGCCGTCGTCAGTTTCAGGCGCTTGAGCGGCTGTCTGGTCTGTTCATCGACCGTATCCGCACGCTGCCCGCCATTCTCGCCTTCGACGCCGTGGGCCGCACGACGGTGCAGATCTCCCAGGCCTCGGACGAGCTGGAGCGCCGCACCGCCCGCGTCATGCGCATCGCCTTCCTGTCGTCGGGCGTGCTGGAGTTCTTCTCGGCCTTGTCGGTCGCGCTGATCGCCGTCTATTGCGGCTTCAACCTGTTGCGGCTGCTGCCCTTCCCCGTTCCCGAGACGCTGGACCTGTCGCGCGCCTTCTTCGTGCTGCCCCTGGCGCCCGAAGTCTATGCGCCGCTGCGCCGACTGGCGGCCGCCTATCATGATCGCCAGGCCGCCGAGGCCGCGGCCCCATCCCTGATCACGCCAGACCCACGCCCGGCCCAGCGCGCGCTTATCGGCGACCGGGCGCCCGCCATCCATTTCCGCGACGTCGCCATCGCTTATGAAGGCTCAGCGCCGGTCATCGACGGGTTCGACCTCGACATCGCGCCGGGCCAGATCGTGGCGATGATGGGCGCCAGCGGCGCAGGCAAGTCCAGCCTACTGCATCTGCTGCTCGGCCTCGCGCCCCTGACGCGCGGCGAGGTCGAGGTGGGCGGTGCGCGGCTCAGTCAGTGCGGCGACATCGCCGGGCGGGTCGCCTGGGCCAGCCAGCACCCGATCGTGACGCCTGGGACCCTGGCCGAGAACATCGGCCTGGCGGATCGCACCGCCTGCCCCGGCCGCATCGCCCTGGCCGCGCGCACGGCGGGCCTGTCCGGCGATCTCGATCGCCCCATCGACGAGCGCGGCGGCGGCCTGTCGGGCGGCGAACGCCGTCGCCTGGGCCTGGCCCGCGCCATCCTGAAGCGGGCGCCGCTTCTCGTGCTGGACGAGCCGACCGCGAATCTGGATCCGGCCTCGGAACGCGCCATGCTCGACGTCATTCGTCAGGCCGCGCGCGGCCGCACCACCCTGATCGCCACCCACTCCCCAGCCGTCGCCGCCCTGGCCGACCGCGTGGTGACGCTATGA
- the cydB gene encoding cytochrome d ubiquinol oxidase subunit II gives MDLPLDFATLRLIWWGLLGVLLIAFALTDGFDLGVGALLPFVARTDEERRMVINTVGATWEGNQVWFILGGGAIFAAWPFVYAVSFSGFYLAMFLVLSALILRPVSFKYRSKRASPKWRSFWDWCLFIGGFVPALVFGVAVGNVLLGAPFHLDGDLRSFYDGTLLGLFTPFSLIAGLLSVAMLVLHGAAWLSVKAEPGPVMERARLFGTVAAVLALILFAVGGLYVAYGGLGYRITGALDVNGFSNPLRTTVEATPGSWLDNYGRYPWMLIAPALGFLGALVGLIGMWRRSAPLAFGGSSLSTVGIISTVGLSMFPFILPSSVNPQSSLTVWNASSSHLTLFIMLICTAIFLPLVLLYTAWVYRVLWGRTSTAALKTNPDLY, from the coding sequence ATGGATCTTCCCCTCGACTTCGCCACCCTTCGTTTGATCTGGTGGGGGCTGCTGGGCGTGCTTCTGATCGCCTTCGCACTGACCGACGGTTTCGACCTGGGCGTCGGCGCCCTTCTGCCCTTCGTCGCCAGGACCGACGAGGAACGCCGCATGGTGATCAACACCGTCGGCGCCACCTGGGAAGGCAACCAGGTGTGGTTCATCCTGGGCGGCGGCGCCATCTTCGCCGCCTGGCCCTTCGTCTACGCCGTCAGTTTCTCAGGCTTCTACCTGGCCATGTTCCTGGTGCTGTCCGCGCTGATCCTGCGGCCGGTGTCGTTCAAATATCGCTCCAAGCGGGCGTCGCCCAAGTGGCGGTCGTTCTGGGACTGGTGCCTGTTCATCGGCGGTTTCGTCCCGGCCCTGGTGTTCGGGGTGGCGGTGGGGAACGTCCTCTTGGGCGCGCCCTTCCATCTGGATGGCGACCTGCGGTCCTTCTACGACGGCACGTTGCTCGGCCTGTTCACCCCTTTCAGCCTGATCGCCGGGCTGTTGTCGGTGGCCATGCTGGTCCTGCACGGCGCGGCCTGGCTGTCGGTCAAGGCGGAGCCCGGCCCTGTTATGGAGCGGGCGCGATTGTTCGGCACGGTCGCCGCTGTTCTGGCCCTGATCCTGTTCGCGGTCGGCGGACTCTATGTCGCTTACGGCGGCCTAGGCTACCGGATCACCGGCGCGCTGGACGTCAACGGCTTCTCCAACCCGCTGCGTACGACCGTCGAGGCCACGCCCGGCTCCTGGCTGGATAACTACGGCCGCTATCCGTGGATGCTGATTGCACCGGCCCTGGGCTTCCTCGGCGCGCTGGTCGGCCTGATCGGGATGTGGCGGCGGTCCGCGCCACTGGCGTTCGGCGGATCTTCCCTGTCCACCGTGGGCATCATCTCCACGGTCGGCCTGTCGATGTTCCCGTTCATCCTGCCCAGCTCGGTCAATCCGCAATCCAGCCTGACGGTGTGGAACGCCTCGTCCAGCCATCTGACCCTGTTCATCATGCTGATCTGCACGGCGATCTTCCTGCCTCTGGTGCTGCTCTACACCGCCTGGGTCTATCGCGTGCTCTGGGGCCGGACATCGACCGCCGCCCTCAAGACCAATCCCGATCTGTACTGA
- a CDS encoding cytochrome ubiquinol oxidase subunit I, whose protein sequence is MDLAVVDLSRLQFALTALYHFLFVPLTLGLSFMLVIMESIYVMTRRPIWRTITRFWGVLFGINFVLGVATGITMEFQFGMNWSYYSHYVGDIFGAPLAIEGLMAFFLEATFVGLMFFGWDKLKPHAHLFVTFMVALGTNLSALWILIANGWMQNPVGAAFNPDTMRMEVTDFMAVVFNPVAQAKFVHTVSAGYVCASVFVLGVSAFYLLRGKHVGFAKRSMTVASAFGLAASLSAVVLGDQSGYNLTDNQKMKLAALEAMWHTEPAPAGLTLIGVPSMKDRETHFGVHVPWIMGLIATRTIDKPVEGIFELVATAEDRIESGVIAYDALEKVKADPADPVARGVFETHRRDLGYGLLLKRHVADPRQATPALIQQTAWETVPNVPALFWSFRIMAGVGMFMIALFGTAFVLCTLRKHQTKWFLRLAVLAIPLPWIAIEFGWILAEFGRQPWAVEGVLPTFLGASSLTVPQLWATIVGFTLLYGALAVVEVRLMLFAIKKGPFHEQETFGEPSPEAPAERVPAPAVA, encoded by the coding sequence ATCGACCTCGCGGTCGTCGACCTGTCCCGGCTGCAGTTCGCGCTGACAGCCCTTTACCACTTCCTGTTCGTTCCCCTGACGCTGGGGCTGTCGTTCATGCTGGTCATCATGGAGTCGATCTATGTGATGACCCGCCGGCCCATCTGGAGGACGATCACCCGGTTCTGGGGCGTGCTGTTCGGCATCAACTTCGTACTGGGCGTCGCGACCGGCATCACCATGGAGTTCCAGTTCGGCATGAACTGGAGCTATTACAGCCACTATGTCGGCGACATCTTCGGCGCGCCGCTGGCCATCGAAGGGCTGATGGCCTTCTTCCTGGAGGCGACCTTTGTCGGCCTGATGTTCTTCGGCTGGGACAAGCTCAAGCCGCACGCCCACCTGTTCGTCACCTTCATGGTCGCGCTGGGCACCAATCTGTCGGCCCTGTGGATCCTGATCGCCAACGGCTGGATGCAGAACCCGGTCGGCGCCGCCTTCAATCCCGACACGATGCGGATGGAGGTCACGGACTTCATGGCCGTGGTGTTCAACCCGGTGGCCCAGGCCAAGTTCGTCCACACCGTTTCGGCCGGCTATGTCTGCGCCTCGGTCTTCGTTCTGGGCGTTTCGGCCTTCTATCTGCTGCGTGGCAAGCACGTCGGCTTCGCCAAGCGGTCGATGACGGTGGCCTCTGCGTTCGGTCTGGCGGCGTCGCTGTCGGCCGTCGTGCTGGGCGACCAGTCCGGCTACAATCTGACCGACAACCAGAAGATGAAGCTCGCCGCTCTGGAGGCCATGTGGCACACCGAGCCTGCGCCCGCAGGCCTGACGCTGATCGGCGTTCCCTCGATGAAGGACCGCGAGACCCATTTCGGCGTTCACGTGCCGTGGATCATGGGGCTGATCGCGACCCGCACCATCGACAAGCCCGTCGAAGGCATCTTCGAACTGGTCGCCACGGCTGAGGACCGCATCGAATCCGGCGTCATCGCCTATGACGCGCTGGAGAAGGTCAAGGCTGACCCGGCCGATCCCGTCGCGCGCGGCGTGTTCGAGACCCACCGCCGCGACCTGGGCTATGGCCTGCTGCTGAAGCGCCACGTCGCCGATCCCCGCCAGGCCACGCCGGCGCTGATCCAGCAGACAGCATGGGAGACGGTGCCGAACGTCCCGGCCCTGTTCTGGAGCTTCCGCATCATGGCGGGCGTCGGAATGTTCATGATCGCCCTGTTCGGGACCGCCTTCGTGCTGTGCACCCTGCGCAAGCATCAGACGAAGTGGTTCCTGCGCCTTGCCGTCCTGGCCATCCCTCTGCCGTGGATCGCGATCGAGTTCGGGTGGATCCTGGCCGAGTTCGGCCGCCAGCCGTGGGCGGTGGAGGGCGTGCTGCCCACCTTCCTGGGCGCCTCGTCCCTGACCGTGCCGCAGCTGTGGGCCACGATCGTCGGCTTCACCCTGCTGTATGGCGCCCTGGCGGTGGTCGAGGTGCGGCTGATGCTCTTCGCCATCAAAAAGGGGCCGTTCCACGAACAGGAGACGTTCGGCGAACCCAGCCCCGAAGCCCCGGCCGAGCGCGTTCCCGCCCCCGCCGTGGCCTGA
- the hemN gene encoding oxygen-independent coproporphyrinogen III oxidase — MSLSSPARLPVRDLIARYDAHAPRYTSYPTAAQFTPAVGPGEWADWLGRLPSDQPVSLYLHLPFCKRLCWYCGCNTRAVNRPGVISSYVDLLLREADLVLARIGRPVRVGSIHLGGGTPNMLPPDDLERLFAGLSARFDLGDCFEVAAELDPEVLTPEWVEAAGRIGLSRASLGVQDLSPSVQAAVNRPERFETIRWAVEALRGQGVTSLNLDLMYGLPLQAVENVITTLGQVTTLRPERIALFGYAHVPWMKPHQRLINDADLPGAEARFAQSQAAARYLVGKGWQAIGLDHFALPHDGLAAADRAGRLHRNFQGYTTDAADVLIGLGASSISRTPRGYVQNQAQERDWRRAVEAGDLPVARGVALTERDAFVSQIIERLMCDFVVDLAPIVRRRGRDLSDVAGALSLLERFVDDGLVRIDGTVVAVTDLGRPFVRAVCAAFDPNAAALQQRHARVV, encoded by the coding sequence ATGTCCCTCTCTAGCCCCGCGCGCCTGCCCGTTCGCGACCTGATCGCGCGCTATGACGCCCATGCGCCACGCTATACCTCCTATCCGACGGCGGCCCAGTTCACGCCTGCCGTCGGGCCCGGCGAATGGGCCGACTGGCTGGGGCGCTTGCCCTCCGATCAGCCGGTCTCGCTGTATCTCCACCTGCCGTTCTGCAAGCGGCTGTGCTGGTACTGCGGCTGCAACACCCGGGCGGTGAACCGACCCGGCGTCATCTCCAGCTATGTCGATCTGCTGCTGCGCGAGGCGGATTTGGTCCTGGCCCGGATTGGCCGCCCGGTCCGTGTCGGATCGATCCATCTGGGCGGCGGCACCCCGAACATGCTGCCGCCGGACGATCTGGAACGACTGTTCGCCGGTCTGTCCGCGCGGTTCGACCTGGGCGACTGTTTCGAGGTCGCCGCCGAGTTGGATCCCGAAGTCCTGACGCCGGAGTGGGTCGAGGCGGCGGGCCGCATCGGCCTGAGCCGCGCCAGTCTGGGCGTGCAGGACCTGTCGCCAAGCGTGCAGGCGGCGGTGAACCGGCCCGAGCGTTTCGAAACCATTCGCTGGGCGGTCGAGGCCCTGCGGGGGCAGGGCGTGACCTCCCTCAACCTGGATCTGATGTACGGCCTGCCGCTTCAGGCCGTCGAGAACGTCATCACCACCCTGGGCCAGGTCACGACGCTGAGACCCGAACGGATCGCCCTTTTCGGCTATGCCCATGTGCCGTGGATGAAGCCGCATCAGCGGTTGATCAACGACGCCGATCTGCCGGGCGCCGAAGCGCGCTTCGCTCAAAGCCAGGCGGCGGCGCGCTATCTGGTCGGCAAGGGATGGCAGGCGATCGGACTGGACCATTTCGCGCTGCCGCACGACGGGCTGGCGGCGGCGGACCGGGCCGGACGGCTGCATCGCAACTTCCAGGGCTACACCACCGACGCTGCAGACGTGCTGATCGGCCTGGGCGCTTCGTCGATCAGCCGCACGCCCAGGGGCTATGTTCAGAACCAGGCGCAGGAACGCGACTGGCGCCGCGCTGTCGAGGCCGGCGACCTGCCGGTCGCTCGAGGCGTCGCCCTGACCGAACGCGACGCGTTCGTCAGCCAGATTATCGAGCGGCTGATGTGCGATTTCGTCGTTGATCTGGCGCCCATCGTTCGACGTCGCGGTCGAGACCTGTCGGACGTCGCCGGCGCCTTGTCCCTGTTGGAGCGCTTCGTCGACGACGGTCTGGTGCGGATCGACGGGACGGTGGTGGCGGTGACCGACCTGGGCCGCCCCTTCGTCCGGGCGGTTTGCGCCGCCTTCGATCCCAATGCGGCGGCTCTTCAGCAAAGGCATGCGCGGGTGGTGTGA
- a CDS encoding amino acid ABC transporter ATP-binding/permease protein, which produces MRVPSRIAGLIAAQAQAQRARLRLAAAGGAVVSVAAVCLLGLSGWFITGAAFAGLAGAAAAQSFNYMMPSAIIRLLAIVRTGGRYVERVAGHEAALKALARLRPQVFDAIATGPAERALNLSSGEVSARLVQDVDAVQTLFVRRSALWSLGAGAVSAILLATLASPLAGAALFVVMIAAVLGGVLIARRLADPAGRAVQTGAGAVKDRLAALEAAAPELKAYGLDDWACAQVAQVAANHDAAQIALTRSGGWMAVWQAAASALAVGVVIPAASSADLPLIALAALAAVMGVESAGGLVVALHQNGAAAQALSRLDAAMPMASPRHGRPLSGAAFGLANLNGELVPPYRLGIVGPSGAGKTTLIERLIGLRTPQTGEMRLGGLDAVVIAPEDRRRLFAYAAQDVRLLNGSVRENLLLAGPADDAALWAALDDAALGDRIRAESLGLDTPVGPNGEQLSGGERRRLGLARAYLRDAPWLVLDEPTEGLDAATEAQVLGRLLNRLAARGQGLILVGHRASPMALCNRSIRVEGLDSDGHLRLTCLPDDLAA; this is translated from the coding sequence ATGAGAGTCCCGTCACGCATCGCTGGCCTGATCGCCGCCCAGGCTCAGGCTCAACGCGCCCGGCTTCGGCTCGCTGCGGCCGGCGGCGCTGTCGTCTCGGTGGCGGCCGTCTGTCTGTTGGGGCTGTCGGGCTGGTTCATCACGGGCGCAGCCTTTGCGGGCCTGGCGGGCGCGGCGGCCGCCCAGAGCTTCAACTACATGATGCCCAGCGCCATCATCCGCCTGCTGGCCATCGTCCGCACCGGCGGGCGCTATGTCGAGCGCGTCGCGGGCCATGAGGCTGCCCTGAAGGCGCTCGCCCGCCTGCGCCCGCAGGTGTTCGACGCCATCGCCACAGGCCCGGCCGAGCGCGCACTGAACCTGTCATCCGGCGAGGTCTCGGCCCGGCTGGTTCAGGACGTGGACGCGGTTCAGACCCTCTTCGTGCGCCGCTCGGCGCTCTGGAGCCTGGGCGCCGGCGCCGTCTCCGCCATTCTGCTGGCCACCCTCGCCTCCCCCTTGGCCGGCGCGGCCCTGTTCGTCGTGATGATCGCAGCTGTCTTGGGCGGCGTTCTGATCGCCCGCCGCCTCGCCGATCCCGCCGGCCGAGCAGTCCAAACCGGCGCCGGCGCGGTAAAGGATCGCCTCGCCGCATTGGAGGCCGCCGCGCCCGAGCTGAAGGCCTACGGTCTTGACGACTGGGCGTGCGCGCAGGTCGCGCAGGTCGCCGCCAATCACGACGCGGCGCAGATCGCCCTGACCCGCTCGGGCGGCTGGATGGCCGTGTGGCAGGCGGCGGCGAGCGCCCTCGCGGTCGGCGTCGTCATCCCCGCCGCATCCTCCGCCGATCTGCCGCTGATCGCGCTCGCGGCCTTGGCGGCGGTGATGGGTGTCGAATCCGCCGGCGGGCTGGTCGTTGCCCTGCACCAGAACGGCGCCGCCGCCCAGGCCCTGTCTCGCCTAGACGCCGCCATGCCCATGGCGTCCCCTCGTCACGGCCGACCGCTCAGCGGAGCGGCGTTCGGTCTCGCAAACCTTAACGGCGAGCTCGTGCCGCCCTATCGCCTCGGCATCGTCGGCCCCTCCGGCGCCGGAAAGACGACGCTGATCGAACGGCTGATCGGGTTGCGAACGCCCCAGACCGGCGAGATGCGGCTCGGTGGATTGGACGCCGTTGTCATCGCGCCGGAGGATCGGCGCCGGCTGTTCGCCTATGCGGCCCAGGACGTCCGTCTGCTGAACGGATCCGTGCGCGAGAACCTGTTGCTTGCAGGACCTGCCGACGATGCGGCCCTGTGGGCGGCGCTGGACGACGCCGCGCTGGGCGACCGAATTCGCGCCGAATCGCTGGGGCTGGACACCCCCGTCGGACCGAACGGCGAGCAGCTATCCGGTGGAGAACGACGGCGTCTTGGCCTGGCGCGCGCCTATCTGCGCGATGCGCCCTGGCTGGTGCTGGACGAACCGACGGAAGGCCTGGACGCCGCGACGGAGGCCCAGGTCCTGGGCCGCCTTCTGAACCGCCTGGCCGCGCGGGGGCAAGGCCTGATCTTGGTCGGCCACCGGGCGTCGCCGATGGCGCTCTGCAACCGCTCCATCCGGGTCGAAGGGCTGGACAGCGACGGACATCTTCGTCTGACCTGCCTTCCGGATGATTTGGCCGCCTAG
- a CDS encoding OmpW family protein, with amino-acid sequence MKTKTLLLAAAAFTACAAPAFAQTSVAWETPKKGDFLVSGRVTDVFSQADDAITTAAGADTGLKVDVGDSVMPTLSFTYFLTDHFAVEAIVGTTRHEIRAQGGATDVAVHETWVLPPVVTLQYRPLSQGSFSPYFGAGVNYMLFYSGKDKNGFTVDLDDGFGYALQAGVDVGIKGPWSLNLDVKKVWFETDARINDGALKSSVNLDPWVVSLGVSRKF; translated from the coding sequence ATGAAGACCAAGACCCTGCTGCTCGCCGCTGCCGCCTTCACCGCCTGCGCGGCGCCGGCCTTTGCTCAGACATCCGTCGCCTGGGAGACGCCCAAGAAGGGCGACTTCTTGGTGAGCGGGCGCGTCACCGACGTCTTCTCCCAGGCCGATGACGCCATCACCACAGCCGCGGGCGCCGACACCGGCCTGAAGGTGGATGTGGGCGACAGCGTCATGCCGACCCTGAGCTTCACCTACTTCCTGACCGATCACTTCGCGGTCGAGGCGATCGTGGGCACGACCCGGCACGAAATCCGCGCGCAGGGCGGCGCGACGGACGTGGCCGTGCATGAGACCTGGGTTCTGCCGCCGGTGGTCACCCTGCAGTACCGTCCGCTGAGCCAGGGGAGCTTCAGCCCCTATTTCGGCGCGGGCGTGAACTACATGCTGTTCTACAGCGGCAAGGACAAGAACGGCTTCACCGTCGATCTGGACGACGGTTTCGGCTACGCGCTTCAAGCGGGCGTGGACGTCGGCATTAAGGGGCCCTGGAGCCTGAACCTTGACGTCAAGAAGGTCTGGTTCGAGACCGACGCCAGGATCAACGACGGCGCCTTGAAGTCCAGCGTGAACCTCGATCCGTGGGTCGTGTCTCTGGGCGTCAGCCGCAAGTTTTAG
- the cydX gene encoding cytochrome bd-I oxidase subunit CydX, whose product MWYFSWILGLGLAVGFGVLNGLWHEFHLFDEGDAGLSTPDASKEGDVPL is encoded by the coding sequence ATGTGGTATTTTTCCTGGATCCTGGGGCTTGGCCTGGCCGTCGGTTTCGGCGTGCTGAACGGCCTGTGGCACGAGTTCCATCTGTTTGACGAAGGCGACGCCGGCCTGTCCACGCCCGACGCATCGAAAGAGGGCGATGTCCCTCTCTAG